Genomic window (Rhizobium brockwellii):
TGATGGACGCGCATGAGAAAGGCTTCTTCACCGAAGAGAACTCCGTCGAGGTCGTCACCGGCCGCAACAAAAACGCCAAGGACGAGCGGCTGAAGCAGATCATGGAGGTGGTCACTCGCAAGCTGCACGAGGCGGTGAAGGAGATCGAGCCGACGCAGGACGAATGGATGCAGGCGATCCTGTTCCTGACCCGCACCGGCCAGATGTGCAACGAATGGAGGCAGGAATTCATCCTGCTGTCTGATGTTCTCGGGGTCTCGATGCTGGTGGACGCGATCAACAACCGCAAGCCGTCGGGCGCATCAGAAAGCACGGTGCTCGGCCCTTTCCATGTCGAGGGCGCGCCGGAACTGGAGATGGGCGCCAATATCTGCCTCGACGCCAAGGGCGAGGACATGGTGATCGGCGGGCGGATCATTGATACCGCGGGGCAGCCCATCAACGATGCGGTTATCGACGTCTGGCAGGCCAATGACGAGGGTTTCTACGACGTGCAGCAGCAGGGAATCCAACCAGACTTCAACCTTCGCGGCGTGTTCCGGACTGGCGCCGACGGCCGCTACTGGTTCCGGGCGGTCAAGCCGAAATATTATCCCATTCCCGACGACGGACCCGTTGGCAAACTGCTCGGTGTGCTCGGTCGCCATCCCTACCGGCCCGCCCACCTGCACTACATCGTCAAGGCCCACGGCTTCGAGACGCTCACGACACACATCTTCGATCCGGACGACCCGTACATCCAATCTGACGCCGTCTTCGGTGTGAAGGAGAGCTTGCTTGCCCAATTCCAGCACGTTGAGGATTCGGTACGCTCTAACGAGCTCGGTTTCTCAGGCAAGTTCTGGCAGATAGAGCACGATTTCGTGCTGGCTCGGCCCGAGGAGTAGCACGCTATTTAGCCGGCGGGTACTCTTCGTCGACCTTGATCGCGACGCCATCTTCACATACATAGAAGCAGAGAATCCGTTAGCCGCCATTCTGGTTGACGAACGGATTGTTGCTGCTGTCCGCCGGTTGATAGATTTTCCCGCGAGCGGTCGTGTTGGCAGAATTGCTGGCACCCGCGAGCTGTTAATTAACGGTACGCCCTACGTCGCAGCGTATGCAATCACCGAAACAGCGGTTCGTATCCTTCGCGTCCTCCATGGCGCGCACGAATGGCCAGACACTTTGCCAACGAGTTAGGCTTCGTTCTCAATGCTGAGAATCAATGGTCGTTGGTTCGAACTGGTTCAAGGCGAGGGTTAGATCATCAATGATCCAATCTCATTCCGTTACCGTTGTCGATCTCAAACTGGCCTCGATAACCGGCCCATAACGATTCAGAATAACATATAGGCATCCTTCTTTCATCAACGTCTCCTTAAAGAGGGGAGCATGGGCGCGCAGTTCGTCTATCTCGATTTTGACGCGGCCCAGGATGGTGCTGCAACGGGTGGGTATGCGGCCCCATCCTCGCCGGAATCCCGCGAGAAGCAGCTGGCAAAATTCCGTGAGCTTGCGCCTGAGGTCGTAGTCGCGGATCCCGGCGTGACCGTCGAAACTGTGGTCGGTCGACGGGTCGTCGATCACCGCATCCGGCGTGAACAAGGTCACTGCCGCCTCGGTATCGAAGGCGTTGGTGGCAGTGATCAGCGCATCCGCTTTCGCGCGCAAGATGGTAGCGGTCATCGCATCAACTCCCGTGCTGCCAGCTCTTGAAGACGAACTCGAGACCGTAGCCGTCGGGGTCCTTGACCTGCGCCGCATAATAGCGGGGATCGTAGTGAGGCTGCGGAGCCGGTGGATGGATTTCGGTCGCGCCGGCCGCCAGGGCCTCGGCATGGGCGGCGTTCACCATCGCTTCGGAGACCGCGACGAGACCGACGTGCACGGCCCCGGGTGCGGCCATGCCCGCACGTAGCCAGAAGAATATCCGGCCGTTGGCGCCGAAGCCCTTGAGATCGGGATGACCGGGCGGGCCAGCCTGACCGTCGTAGTCGCGGCGAGCGGACTTCTTGCGGTCGGCGGTTCCCTTGGTGAATACCGAGCCCGGACGATTTCGTGGTATGCGATTCAAGAGGGGACTTCCTCTTTCGCGATATTCGATACCTTTGATGACGAGGCTGGACGCGACGCGCATCTCAATGGAGAGGTCGCCGCTACGTTGATGGAAAAAATCAAGGCAGGCGACATATTCGCCAAAACACCGGAAATTCATAAATTAGGTATCATCGCGGACAAACCGGCGAAGTAAGAATACCGAGATGCAGATGCTCCAGGTTCCAGTGCACTGGCAGGACCAATCGGCGCCAGACGTCCGGCTGGATCTCGTCGATGGAAACTCTGACCTGCGCAGCGTTTGCGGCTTTGAACATCGTACGAATGAACAAGGTCAGGCGACGATCGTCAAGAAGGCCGCTTGATTGTGGAACTGAATTGGAATCGGATCGTCTCTGACCGCGACCTCTGCCGGCTTGTGCAGCGTCGAGGCTTAATATCTCTAGTGTACCCCAAACCGGAGCATCGCCATGGATCGAAGCGCGGCCGATATGCTGTCGAAAGCCTGCATCGAAATTCTTAAGCCGGACAGCGATGAAGCGTGTGCACCGGATGCAACGACATGTTCATGCTGTCGAACGTTACGTCCGGCCTCAAGCATGGATGATGATGGCTGCGGGATCTGCGACGAATGCCTGGCACCATGACCGCCGGCGGCAAAACACCTCCATTGGTTCAGGCGACGTTCGAAGACGCGCTTGCGAAATTGCCGGACGGCTATGTCGACGGATATTTTGGTAATCGATCATGGGGTGTGACCGTCAAGCGGTCGGAGGATGGCAAACGGACCTGGCTCTATGGCGAGGAACGTAGTGGGACGGATATCGTCAGCTTCAACCTCTATCGATTGGCTGGACCCGGGCCCATCCTGAAGCCCTGCGAAATGTCCTCCGCCAAGGTGATCGAGTTCGTTCTCGGTTTCGAGCCCAGCACAGCGAAAGCCGCGTCTCGACCGTAGTGGTCGAAATAGCAGGATCGATATTGTATTGCAGCATGTGCATGGCTGCACAGTGATGCGCATGCGGCCGGCTTTGAACACGAAGCGCCGTCTGGTTGCCTGCCGCGTACCGGATGAGAGGCCCATCCGGTAGCGCGATCGTATTGCCAGACGTTAGACGCTAAGGTGCTGTTCGAAGAACTGCTGAAGCTTATCAAACGGGATGACGTCAACCTTGTCATAGAGGTCAGTGTGGTTCGCCCCCGGGATAATCATCAATTCCTTAGGCTCCGCGGCTGCGGCATAGGCGGTTTCCGCAAAATACAGAGAGTGAGCCTTCTCGCCATGAATGAACAGGACCGGGCGCGGTGAGATTTCCGCGATGTAAGTCAGGATCGGCATGTTCATGAACGACAGTGGGGTGGTCTGCGTCCAGGCGTTGCCGGAGTTGACAGCGCGCTTATGATAGCCGCGCGGCGTGCTGTAGTAGTCATGGTAGTCGACCAGGAACTGCGCTTCGCCACCCTTGAGCACATTGTAAGGCGGCTGATAGGCGGGGTTCCCTTTTTCGGCATCCGCCCAACGCTGGCGGCTCATCTGCTCCAGCGCTTGTGTGCGCTGTTCTAGGGTTACACTGTCGTTGTAGCCCTTGGACATGACGCGCGTCATGTCATACATGGTGCTGGCAACGACGGCCTTCACGCGTTTGTCCACGGCGACGGCGTTCAACGCCATGCCGCCCCAACCGCAAACACCGATCACGCCGATCCGCTCGCGGTCCACTTCAGGGCGCAGACCAATGAAGTCTACTGCAGCACTGAAGTCCTCGGTGTTGATGTCAGGGGAAGCGACATTCCGCGGCTCGCCGCTGCTTTCCCCAGTATAGGATGGATCGAAGGCGATTGTGATGAAACCACGTTCCGCCATGGTCTGAGCGTAGAGGCCTGAGGATTGTTCCTTCACCGCGCCAAACGGGCCGCCGACCACAATGGCCGGCAGAGTACCGGTGCTACGGTTTTTCGGCAGATAGAGATCGCCGACCAGAGTGATGCCATAGCGGTTCTGGAAGCTCACCTTCTCGTGGTCGACCTTACTGCTCTTCGGGAAGACCTTGTCCCATTCTGCATTTCCCTGTGCGAACGCGGGCGCGCCGGCGACCGATGCGACGCCAAGCGCTGCCACCCCCACACCGGTCATCTTCAGCAAAGTGCGGCGTCCAGCGTCGGGTTCCTCATGATTGACGGTTTCGTTGGATGTGTTCATGTCGATCTCCAGTTGTTGTGGCTGCCTGACGGAGATGTAATGGACACCATGCCTTGCGATTAGGTCAGGCGTTTCGCTCGTTATTATGAGAAATTTTCATCAATGCGGCAGCGTGTCGTCGAAGCGAGCTTGGCGCTTGGCGCTGTTGCCTCGCGAGAAGGGCCGCTGATGCGGCCCTACACTCAATCACAAGCTGGTCCAGCCAACTGTTGGGCCTCAATCATGAGGCAATAACGCTGCGTTATAGGGCAGTTAAGGTCGATGTAGCCGGGCGAGCTACAGCGAGGATATAGGTGGGGGGATCACAAAGTGGAACTTGGGTGAACAGCATGGAACGCACATCTTCGGTTGCCAGAGACCTGCGTGCGGTGGGACTGAGGCCGACCGAGCAACGCATTGCTTTGTTCAACCTCCTCTTTGCCGGCGGCCATCGCCATGTCACAGCCGAGGAGCTTCATGCGGAAGTGCTTGCGCATGGGATCAGTCTGTCGGTCGCTACGGTCTACAATGCCCTGAACGATTTCACCGTAGCCGGGCTGGTTCGAGTGCTCGCAGTCGAAGGCGCGCGCACCTGGTTCGACACCAACATTTCGGATCACCACCATTTTTATGTTGAGGGCGACGGCGAAATCCGGGACATCGATGCCAGCAGCATCTCGATAGCCAACATTCCCGAGCCGCCGGAAGGATTTGAGATAGCCAATATCGACGTTGTAATCCGGGTACGTCCGATTTCAGGCCGGTGAGCATGTTCGGGACGATGGCTCATGTCGTCTTATACTCCTTGAGCTTGGAGCATGAACATTGACAGGGCGAACCAATGTCCTCGTTACACTCGCGCCCAAAATGGCGGTCGTTTTCGTGGGCTTCCTCATAGCCGGTATGGGGATAACCGTGCTTCCGATCCACGTCAGTAGTGACTTGGGCTTCGGCACGTTCGTGATCGGGCTGATAACAGGCAGCCAATTCTGTGCGTCCCTGATGACGAGATTGTGGGCCGGCGATTTTGCGGATCGTAAGGGGCCGAAAAAAGCGGTCATCTTGGGACTGTCCTTGGCGGCTGCCGCCGGCGCACTGTATCTCGCTTCCTTGATCACCATTAGTCAACCTGTCTTGTCTGCCGCGATCCTTGTCGCCGGGCGCGGTGTGCTTGGTGCCGGGGAGAGTCTTATCATCACCGGCTCAGTAGCTTGGGGCCTGGCCACCGTCGGATCACAGCATTCAGGGAAAGTGATTGCGTGGATCGGCACCGCAATGTTTGGAGCGCTCGCTGCAGGTGCCCCCATCGGAAGCGCCTTGTTTGCGATGCAAGGCTTTGCGGCGATCGCGTCGGCGACAATCTTGTTGCCGCTGTTGATGGCTGCAATGATTGCACCGCTTGAGCCCGTGTCAGGCCGCTCTTCGCCCTCGGCATCCAGGCTTAGCGTCATCAGAGCAGTTTGGCTCCCCGGGCTCGGTTCTGCATTTGCAAGTCTCGGTTACGGAAGCATCCTTGCATTCTCCAGTCTGTTATTCGTTGACCGCCAGTGGGCAGACGGGTGGCTTGCCGTGACGTCTTTCGCGACGGCGTTGGTCGCAAGTCGTATCTTGCTTGGACATCTCCCCGACAGGCTTGGCGGTCCGTTTACCGCACTGGTGTTTGCCATCGTCGAAGCGATCGGTCTTGTGACGATGGGACTCGCCTCCCAGCCGATCGTCGCCCTGGCGGGAGCCGCCTTGGTAGGCTTCGGTTATTCCCTCGTTTTCCCGGGGTTTGGCATCGCAGTCGTCCGGGCCGCGCCCTCGCAAAGTCGCGGCATGGCCATGGGACTGTATTCAGCCTGTCTTGATGTCGCGCTTGCCTTCAGCGGGCCGGCGCTGGGGTTGGTTGGTGATGTCGCCGGGCTGCCGGCCATCTTCGTGACAACGGGTGGTTTCGTGTCGCTATCAACGTTCGTGGCACTGTTTATCATTAGGCGTGGACAAGCCGGCAGCTGAGCCAAAAGGATGCCCTGCCTTTGACAGTTTCTATTGTTTGGTCTCGGCTAATACAACCGAGGCAATACAACGCGGACGGAAAAACGGAAAAGTCGCTATTTACCGCCAGAAAATACGCCACGCCCCTGTTTTCTGGGCGCAATGAGTATTGGCCGCAGGCACGATGACAAAAAAGCGGGCCACTGAGATAGCGGCCAGCTTTTGGTTAAATGGCGGTCGAATCCTTGCGTGCGTTACCGCGCTCCCTTGCGAACTTCTTCTTCCATGTCCACGCCATTGAGCTTCCCGACCAGGTCGCTGAGCATCGGAACGAAGTCGTCGCCATGGCCAATCGCTTCGGCATGCGTGTAGTACTGGACCGCAGCAGACGCCATCACGCTGGTCACCT
Coding sequences:
- a CDS encoding type II toxin-antitoxin system RelE/ParE family toxin — its product is MFTYIEAENPLAAILVDERIVAAVRRLIDFPASGRVGRIAGTRELLINGTPYVAAYAITETAVRILRVLHGAHEWPDTLPTS
- a CDS encoding intradiol ring-cleavage dioxygenase: MDAHEKGFFTEENSVEVVTGRNKNAKDERLKQIMEVVTRKLHEAVKEIEPTQDEWMQAILFLTRTGQMCNEWRQEFILLSDVLGVSMLVDAINNRKPSGASESTVLGPFHVEGAPELEMGANICLDAKGEDMVIGGRIIDTAGQPINDAVIDVWQANDEGFYDVQQQGIQPDFNLRGVFRTGADGRYWFRAVKPKYYPIPDDGPVGKLLGVLGRHPYRPAHLHYIVKAHGFETLTTHIFDPDDPYIQSDAVFGVKESLLAQFQHVEDSVRSNELGFSGKFWQIEHDFVLARPEE
- a CDS encoding alpha/beta hydrolase, which codes for MNTSNETVNHEEPDAGRRTLLKMTGVGVAALGVASVAGAPAFAQGNAEWDKVFPKSSKVDHEKVSFQNRYGITLVGDLYLPKNRSTGTLPAIVVGGPFGAVKEQSSGLYAQTMAERGFITIAFDPSYTGESSGEPRNVASPDINTEDFSAAVDFIGLRPEVDRERIGVIGVCGWGGMALNAVAVDKRVKAVVASTMYDMTRVMSKGYNDSVTLEQRTQALEQMSRQRWADAEKGNPAYQPPYNVLKGGEAQFLVDYHDYYSTPRGYHKRAVNSGNAWTQTTPLSFMNMPILTYIAEISPRPVLFIHGEKAHSLYFAETAYAAAAEPKELMIIPGANHTDLYDKVDVIPFDKLQQFFEQHLSV
- a CDS encoding VOC family protein, producing MPRNRPGSVFTKGTADRKKSARRDYDGQAGPPGHPDLKGFGANGRIFFWLRAGMAAPGAVHVGLVAVSEAMVNAAHAEALAAGATEIHPPAPQPHYDPRYYAAQVKDPDGYGLEFVFKSWQHGS
- the irrA gene encoding iron response transcriptional regulator IrrA — translated: MERTSSVARDLRAVGLRPTEQRIALFNLLFAGGHRHVTAEELHAEVLAHGISLSVATVYNALNDFTVAGLVRVLAVEGARTWFDTNISDHHHFYVEGDGEIRDIDASSISIANIPEPPEGFEIANIDVVIRVRPISGR
- a CDS encoding arabinose transporter encodes the protein MAVVFVGFLIAGMGITVLPIHVSSDLGFGTFVIGLITGSQFCASLMTRLWAGDFADRKGPKKAVILGLSLAAAAGALYLASLITISQPVLSAAILVAGRGVLGAGESLIITGSVAWGLATVGSQHSGKVIAWIGTAMFGALAAGAPIGSALFAMQGFAAIASATILLPLLMAAMIAPLEPVSGRSSPSASRLSVIRAVWLPGLGSAFASLGYGSILAFSSLLFVDRQWADGWLAVTSFATALVASRILLGHLPDRLGGPFTALVFAIVEAIGLVTMGLASQPIVALAGAALVGFGYSLVFPGFGIAVVRAAPSQSRGMAMGLYSACLDVALAFSGPALGLVGDVAGLPAIFVTTGGFVSLSTFVALFIIRRGQAGS